AGATCTGAGCTACACCCTGCAGATGTTAGGTCAGCACCTCAGAGAGATGACTTTTATCTCTGTCCTCATAACAAATTCTTCAGAAGAGCCATAATTTTGCCTCTGAAATTCtccaaatgcattttcctgCAGAACAGTCCTTACATTGTGTTCATTTCCACTGTCATTACAGGGAGTTTGCCCTGTGCTATTTGTGTGACAAAGCACTAACCTGTGTGTTCAGCAGAGGCTCAGAAAGGCTTCTTGCAGGGAAGTCAGGAAACATGAGAAGCCTGATCCCAGGACAGCAGTGCACAGGCAAAATGACTCCTGAGCTCAACAAGGATGAGCAGGAAGAATGCTCCCATTTACAGTTCACCCTGTTGATCAGGTGCTGGGGCAAAAAACACCTGACATGCATTCTCAGGAGATAGTATGGCACACTGCCAGGTGGGCTGCATGATTTAAGGCTGTACCTCATGCAGGAGAAATGTTGGCATAGGAAGAATTAGGTTGCTATCCCATTGGAGACCTCTAAATCTTaggacacacacacatctgGTTCGAAGCAGGTGAAGCAGAGAGCACCAGCAGGCTCCTCTAAAGTTCCTCTACACCTACTCTGTATAAGCACCTAATTCAGCTTGGTCAACAATTTGCAGCAAAGTAACTGGAAAATTTCTCAACTgagtgaattttctttttgcgCTACATTGAAAGaaagggctttaaaaaaaaaaaaaaaggaggaaaaaagccatAAAATTCACGGTGACTTTTTGTAATGGGAAAAACGCACTGTGAcaatcttaataaaaaaaaacccatggcTGTTTTTGTACATTGTATCTCATTGGGAAAATACACATcctttgaaatatgaaaattgTTGCAACGtgagagagaaataatttcGGGAAACCCCTGTCAAGTTATTAACAACACATTCCATGgacaagcacaaaaaaaaggaaatctcatAAAATACAAAAGGCCAAAGCTCTGAAAGAACCTTCTGtcttataattaattttctacATTCTGCCTCTGTTCTCAAGCACAGAAAACtctttctaaattaaattatctTCCAGTAGAGAAATACATGGAATTTTAATGCACAAGAACACATTGCTACTTTAATATTCTACACTATTTATAAGACAGCACAAGGCACGGTGTTTCACTTTTAAATACTGGCAagccaaataattttaatttcttaggCATTTATCTATGCCAAATTTAGAACATATGAAATTCACCATAACATCCTGAGATATTTTTGCTTAGAAATATATCACATCAGATTTCCATTTATGTTGCATTTACATTTATATCCATTTTAAAGACCCTCTTGTCTGCCAGAATGATTTAAATTGACCTTGCTGAAGGAAAGTAGGgtttatattgtatttttaaaagccgATTATTCAAAAAGACATTGATAATATAGCAAAGTACACTGTATGACACAGAACCTCAGCTGGCTGATATTATTGTAATTTCATTTACAGCAGTCCATTTATATGGTTTCCCTCAACTGGGATCTAGCCACgaatattttgtttaataagAGGATATATATTTTAAGCAGTAACAGAGGTCTATTGTGTATATTTGGCAAATGTTTCCACACTTCAGCCAACTGTGGGAACTGTGAGTTTGGAAGCTAAACATAACAATTACACCCAACCTATATTCATACCcttcttttaaattttgcagGTCTTGATTAAACCATCCTTTGCCTTTGGAGATTGTCCAGGTTTATGCAATTGCACCTGAACACAAAGTATTATGAGGCTGTACATAATTTATAGAGATCAACACTAATTACTATGAAAAGATTCAGGTGGCTCAATCTTACTTTTTAATACCAGACCTGAATTTCTCTGTCACCTGTGAGGATGGAATTGCACCTTGCCCAGACAGCAAGCAGTCCTATCTCCCTCTAGATTCTGGACGTAGGTCTCAAGGAGAATTTACATGGTTCACAGGCTCAGAACAGATGGTGCATTTCATCCCAGTAACAGTAACTCCTCTCACTGACGCCAGATAAAAatggggtttggattttttaaattaaaaagcctGCGTTATTAAAACCAGCTGTAATCATTTGGGACTGAATCGccatttatgttttcatttgctgtgcTGAAGCATCAGTTATCCCATTGTGCTCTGTGGAATTACTGTAGGGTTTTATTCTTGTAAATGAgaacagaatttctttcttaatCCTGTCTTTGAAACTAAGTGATTACAGCCCAAATTGCCTCTTTGAATCAGACAACTGTATGCCCCCATATAAACATACTCTATAGGTTTCACATTATTCTTTTTTGCAAACCTACACTGATTCTACAGGATTTTAATGTTgatcaaaaattaatttaaaaaaaaaagtcctcttCGAATCAAAATTCCCTAATTTTATTCTTTGGTGGATATTGTCTGTAATGACAGTGCCCCTGTGGTTCATATTGTTTCTAATGGTCTTAAATGGACACTCCTCAAAACTacttctttgaaaaaaaatcaataagtAAACCTTTGTGCTGAAGCACAGAACTgtacaaagaaaacagaacaaaaacagCTGATGAAAACCATAGGTAGTAGCAGATCTGACtatatcttaaaataaaattcagataTAACTTCTGTGAACATTAAAGCTGTAAAAGGGGCAAAATTCACAGCGCATAATTTCAAAGTGACAACAATCAAAGTtccttggaaaagaaagaaaaacattactCTTTTTGTTCTTGTTATGTAATTGTGCTTGTCCTTGGACACACTTCACCTGCAATCACACTTCTTGCAGTTTGGTGTAGAATTTCTATtacttctttatattttttcatcgtcatcactatttatttttttaaatgtgatggGGCTTGCCTGCCTTAAAGAGGTTTTTGAAACATCAGTGTGCATGGTGGACATGGCTATAGTCTCATAATCCTCCTCACGGGAGTGGAAgtgacaaaaatgaaaaaaaaactgcaGGTCCCTTTGGAAGTTCTTATTGAGAAATCCGTAGAAGATGGGATTCACACAGGTGGAGATCATGGCAGTGAGGTGGCAAATCAGGAACAACAGGTTGTGGCTGCAGGTAGCAACAGGCAGAATTTCATGATTCCAATCAAACACGATATTGAAGATGGTGAGAGGCAGCCAGCAAACTGCAAATGCGACCACTATTGATATCAGCATGATGTTGATCCTTTTGGTTTCAGAGGATCTGTACTTACTGTCTCTCATCTTGTCCATCAtgttgttccttttttttaaccGTATGTATATCTGCAGGAAATTCAACAAAGAGAAACACATGGGATAAATTAACCTACCACTGTCATCTTTGCAAGAATAAACAAGCATCAGGTAGAATGAAGTACATATTGCAAGAGCATTCTATCTTACCTTCAGGtagcaaataaatataaaacaaagtGGTCCAAAGTACTGAATCACCAAAAGCGTTGTTGTATAAGAAagcctggcagtgtcccaggggaACAGGTCCAAGCACACATATTTGTCCTTATATTCATCAAATGTTACATTTCTGAAGGGCTCATCTGTCAATACGTGGTAGATCAGGAAAGGCAAGGAGGAAGCTGTGGCTAAAATCCATATGGCAGCAATCCCCATGTAGGCATGTCTATTGTTGGGCCTCCAGCCGCGGGGATTGATGATCAGCTGATGGCGCTCAATGGCAATGAGGACTAAAGAAAAGACCGAGACAGTGATGGAGGCACATTGTACAAAAGGGTTCAGCTTGCACATGGCCTCCCCAAAAATCCAGTGGTCCATTAAAGTGTACACAAAGGTAAAGGGAAGACACATGATGGTCACTAGGAGGTCAGAAAACGACAGGTTGACAATGAGGATGTTGGTAACATTGCGCAtctccttttgttttaaaataatgacaaTCAAGGCCAGATTCCCAGAGACCCCCAGAATTATCACAGTCCCATAAGCCAAGGCCAAAGTGAAGACCATGGCCAAAGGCACGTGGCAATCTTCGTCCTCAAACTGCAAGATCTGTGAGTTCATCTCCGAAAAATTCAGGTGACCGGAAATATTTCCCAGTGGGGAGAGAACCGAGGTATTCATGTTGTTTCCAACTCGCCGCCGACCTTCGCCGCCGCGTTCATCCAGAGCGCTCCGAGCTCAGGACGCGCCCGCCGGCCCCGCAGCGGAGCCTGGGCCGAGCCCGCTCCTCAGTCTCAGCGCCGCATCTCCCTCGCCGCACCTGGGGAGAAGGGAAGCAGCGGGGCCGGTCACCGCCGGGCACAGCGCCTGCCCCGGGCCGAGAGCGGCGCTCCCGTGTCCCGCGGCAGCGGAgccgcccgcgcccgccgctccccgcgctCCGCGCCCGGCTCCCTCCGCGGGGCTGCGCAGAGGCGGCGGGCAGGAGCGAGGAGCGGGACGGCCAGCGGGGACACGAGCCACGACCCTGCCCGGCCGTTCCCGCCGGCACGAGTCGCACGAGAGAGCCAGCCGGGAAGCAATTTCAGCCTTCCCACCAGCGCAGCCTCCACTTTATGTTTTACATCTCCTTTTCACAAGTTTAATCTGCAAACGTCTGCTTTCTTAAACTGCTCTAAATGAAATTATATCCAGGCGTCACatgaggaggaggggaaagccCATCTGACTAATGTGACGGGTGGAAAAATGACTcaattgctgcttttttttgcttttcttttttttttttttccgaaATACATATACTTGATGTTGAGTGGCCAAGTGCCCTCAGCAGCGCTGGCACTGAGTCAAAGGTAAATTAGGAACTCTGAACACCTTAATCTTAGCTAGCAGGGTTGTgcagcaaagaaagaagaataCAGGACAAAAGACAAAACTCGgcaaattttaaacagaaaatttctttAGCCATGCAAGGGAAATAAGCATGCTTAAATAACCACCCCTTTGCAAGGCcttggcttttaaaaatctgaaaatcaaGCATACGTGTTcagaaggcaaataaaaaattaaatcaaattaattgatacacaattaaaaatcaattaattgATAACCTGACACACCCTTACTTCAACTTGCCATTAGTGCCACTGACTCTGGGCATCACTAGTGACTCTGCATTCCACATTGGGTCTGGAACTTTCTCTCTGCCCACTCCTGTGAGCTAAATTTATTGCTCACTTAACCTTAGGTTATGGTAATGGAAGTAATGCCACTTAAAATTCACACAAGTGGGTTTCAAATGTGACTTCATGTGGCATTTATCAGAAAAGCTGTAAAAACATTGCCCACTAAAACGTACTTCAATAGAAGTTACCCTGAATAGGTGAGCTTTTGTTCTTAAATG
The window above is part of the Molothrus ater isolate BHLD 08-10-18 breed brown headed cowbird chromosome 4, BPBGC_Mater_1.1, whole genome shotgun sequence genome. Proteins encoded here:
- the NPY1R gene encoding neuropeptide Y receptor type 1 translates to MNTSVLSPLGNISGHLNFSEMNSQILQFEDEDCHVPLAMVFTLALAYGTVIILGVSGNLALIVIILKQKEMRNVTNILIVNLSFSDLLVTIMCLPFTFVYTLMDHWIFGEAMCKLNPFVQCASITVSVFSLVLIAIERHQLIINPRGWRPNNRHAYMGIAAIWILATASSLPFLIYHVLTDEPFRNVTFDEYKDKYVCLDLFPWDTARLSYTTTLLVIQYFGPLCFIFICYLKIYIRLKKRNNMMDKMRDSKYRSSETKRINIMLISIVVAFAVCWLPLTIFNIVFDWNHEILPVATCSHNLLFLICHLTAMISTCVNPIFYGFLNKNFQRDLQFFFHFCHFHSREEDYETIAMSTMHTDVSKTSLRQASPITFKKINSDDDEKI